In Planococcus shixiaomingii, the DNA window AGCATTGTTCCGAACATTTTCGGCCAGTATAAGTGCGTACCTGCAAAGATAGCAAGTACTACCCCACCAACGATAACGTAATGGAAATGCGCAACGATAAAGTAAGAATCGTGCAATTGGTAATCTAGAGGCGCAATTGCCTGCATGATACCTGTTACCCCACCCGCTACGAACGAAGGGATAAATCCGATGGCATATAACATTGGAGTAGTAAAGGAAATGCTTCCTCCCCAAATCGTCAGCAGCCAATTGAAGATTTTCACACCTGTCGGTACAGCAATAATCATAGTTGCTAATGCGAAAATAGCGTTAGCTGTAGGCCCAAGACCAACTGTAAACATATGGTGAGCCCAAACCATGAAACCGTAGAATCCGATTAGGATCGTTGCAAATACAAGTGCAGTATAACCGAACAAACGTTTGCGAGAGAAAATCGCAAAGATTTCCGAGAAAATACCGAAAGCCGGCAAAATCAAAATGTAAACTTCCGGGTGACCGAAAATCCAGAACAAATGCTCCCAGATGATCGTGTTACCGCCAGCAGCTACATTAAAGAAATTTGCTCCGAACATGCGGTCAAAAACCATGAAGAAAATCGCAATTGTAAGCGGTGGGAAAGCCAATAAAATTAATGCAGAAGCAACAAAAGTTGTCCATGTAAATAAAGGCATTCTCATATAAGTCATTCCTGGGGCACGCATGTTAATGATTGTGACAAGGAAGTTAATCCCTGAAATCAATGTACCAAAACCAGAAATTGTCAATCCTAGTGCGTAAAAATCAATACCGTGGCTTTCAGACGCAAGTGCCAGTGATGCGTAGTTTGTCCAACCTGCATCAGGAGCTCCACCTAAGAACCATGAAAGGTTTAAGAAAATTCCCCCGAAGAAGAATAGCCAAAACCCAAGTGAGTTCAAGAACGGGAAAGCTACGTCACGCGCGCCGATTTGCAAAGGCATTATAGCGTTCATAAATCCTAGTAATAACGGCATAGCTGCCAAGAAAATCATCGTTGTACCATGCATGGTCATAACTTCGTTGTATGTTCCGGCACTTAGAAAATCGTTTCCAGCTTTCATCAGCTGAATACGAATCATCATCGCCTCTATTCCTCCGACCAGGAAGAAAAATCCACCTGACATGAGATAGAGAATAGCGATTTTCTTATGGTCCACAGTTGTTAGGAAATCCCATACTGTAGCGCCGAAGCCATTTTTTTGAGCGATAGAACTCACGATGTAAACCTCCCTTTTTTAAGCTTCGATTCTTTTACTTTTCAACAGACAAGCTCATCAAATATGCAGCTAGCGCATCAAGTTCTTGCTCAGATACTTCTTTGCCGCCATTCAATTCTTTAACTTCCGGCATTAAGTTGCCTGGCTTGTATGTCTGTGGAGTTTTAATCCAGTTTTTCAAGTTTTCTTCGTTGTGCTCCAAAATACCGGCAACGCGGTTGCGGTCACCGAAAGTTGCTAAGTTCGGTCCAACTGCAACATTGCCTTTTCCAACAGCAGAGGTAGCGTGGCAAGAAATACAACCTAAGCCGTCTTGCCCAAACAATTGTTCTCCTGTAGTAGCAAGCTCGTCAGTCGGAGCAGCAGGTTCTTCTTTCATAGCAGTTACCCACTGATCGAAGTCATCAGGGTTCATCGTTTTAACTTTGAAATCCATCAATGCGTGTGAAGGGCCGCAAAGCTCAGCACATTTACCGTAGAACACGCCATCTTCTAATTCAGAAGATTCTTGGTCAAACGTTAAATAGAACGTATTGGTGTTTTCAGGGTTGGCATCAATTTTACCACCGATTGAAGGAATCCAGAAGGAGTGTTTAACATCGGCAGAAACAACGTTAAAATAAACGCGCTCGTTAGTTGGAACGACCAATTCCTGCGAAGTTACAATTCCATGCTCAGGATATTCAAATTCCCACCAGTAAAGTTTAGCGACAACATTGACCGTTAAGTTGGTCATAGAACCATCTTCCGCTGCAACGTCCATTGTCCGCGTATCAGCCAAATCAAAAGTCTGATAAACAGTAGGAATCGCAATAATGATGATCAAAACGATTGGAATTGCAGTCCATAAGAATTCAAGTTTTGCGCTTCCTTCTACTTGCTCAGGAATTAAGTCATCCCCAAGTTTCGAGCGGCGGAACTTTGTTATTGCCAATACAAAAATGATCGTTACGACAATAATTACAAATAGCATGACCACAGAAGACAAGATCAGTAGGTTAAACTGTTCTTGAGCTACTCCACCGGCCGGTATTAGTGTGGAGATCTCTTCTCGCCCACATCCCGCAAGAAAGAAAATCAAGGCGGCCATCAATGTAAATAGACGCCACTTTTTAAGCCCGTTTATCATAGCTTTTCATACCCCTCTCTCATATAAATAATTTTGTTCTGTGATAATGGAAATTAAACGAAGACTGCGAAGATGATCATCGATACAAATAAGATGGTCATATAATTCAATGAATAAATGAACATTGTCTTCGCCCATTTCAGATCATCCTTCACTTTAAATCCTTTTATAGCAAGTACTAGCCAGCCAAGATTCAAAAGGGAAGCAAGAATGATGAAGCCCATTCCGAGATCCATTAACAGGAATGGCAGAGGGAACAGCAGTAAAACCCATGCAAGCATTGATTTTTTAGTTCGGTGGAATCCTTTTACCACTGGAAGCATCGGGATGCCTGCGGCACGATACTCTTCTGTACGTTTCATTGCTAACGCATAGAAATGAGGCGGCTGCCAGACGAACATGATTAAGAACAATGCCCATGCGCCCATTCCAAGTGCCGGTTCAACTGCAGCCCAGCCAATAAGCGGCGGGATTGCTCCCGAGATGCTCCCTACGATTGTATTGCTGACATGTCTTCTTTTCGACCACATGGAATAGAGGACGACATAAGCCAAGATTCCTGCTATTCCAAGAAAGCCAGCTGATACGGATGCAGAGAACAAAAATAGTTCGCCTAAAACAATGAAAGATAAAGCGAGTGCCAATACAGCAGATGGCTTAAATCTTCCAGTCACGGTCGGACGCGACCTTTTGCTCGCCATCAACGGATCGATATCTGTGTCAATGTAGTTATTCATCGCGGCAGAACCTGCTATTATTAATGCGGACCCGACCAAGGTGTAGGCGAGGATGTCCAGCTCTTGCAGGAAATGCCTGTCGGAAAACTGAAACGCTAACCACATTCCGGTAAACACGGTTATTAAATTGGAATTTACTATTCCTATTTTAATAAGTGCTAAAAAATCACTTAGGAATGTTGTTGTTTCCGGTGTCTGATGAACATCCGCAGACAATGACCGGCCGTTTGACATAGTATCCCCTCCTTTCAAAGTTGTAAGCATATTCCGCTAACCATAACTATATCTAAATTCCAGTTTTATTTCTACCGCAAACTGAAATTTCATGATAAAAGCAATGATCTTCAAGTCATCAAACTCAGAAATACGCTCCTCCTATCATACATTAGAGTTCGCAAGTTTTTAATATAGAAAAATAATAGTTTTTGAACAGTTTGTGAAGGTAGCACTTATTATGTCTAAATCTTGAAAGTTTCGGGTATTCGGGATTTCCCGTTGTGTTTTAAGGTAACTTTCGCTATCATCTAGTATGCAGGATACGGACGTTTTAGAAGTTTTTATAGAAAAAGTAGGTGGCATACTTGCAGCAAAGTAAATATATAAAATGGTTTGCAGTAGCAGCGACCATAGGAATGCTCTTAATCCTTCTTGGAGGAGCCCTCGTTACAAAAACAGACAGCGGCATGGGGTGCGGCCGACATTGGCCAGGTTGCAACGGATCGCTAATACCAGATGAAATTACAGCCGAAGTCTTGATCGAGTTCTCCCATCGACTCGTTACAGGAATTGTCGGCATTTTAATTGTTGTATTGGCGGTATGGGCTTGGCGAAAATATGGCCATATCCGCGAAACCAAATTTTTATCTGTCATGGCGATTTTCTTTTTAGTGCTGCAAGCTCTAATCGGAGCTGCTCAAGTTAAATGGGGACAAGGCGACTTTATCCTTGCACTTCATTTTGGCATTTCCCTGATTTCGTTTGCATCCGTTCTATTATTGACATTATTGGTATTTGAAGTGGATCAGAAATTTGACGCAGGCCGCGTTAAGATTGGCAACAAATTAAAATTCCATACCATCGGGGTTACTTTGTATTCATATATTGTTGTTTATACAGGTGCGCTTGTGCGCCATACAGATTCAAGCTTGATTTGTTCTGACTGGCCGCTGTGCCGCAATGACCAATTCGCTCTTCCGGGCAATATGTATGAATGGGTTCAGATGGGCCACCGGATGGCAGCAGGATTGATCGTCATCTGGCTCGGTTATATCGCATGGCACGCCTTTAAGCACTATCGGGATCAGAAAGTTATTTACATCGGCTGGCTGACGGCGTTTATCATTGTTCTGCTTCAAGCGACAACTGGTATGCTCGTTGTTCTGACCAAATTGAATTTGGCTGTTGCCCTTCTCCATTCGTTGCTTATTTCCATGTTATTCGGATTGCTGTGTTATATGGTGCTGCTTGTTTCTCGCAGTCTATCAGCAAAAGTAAAATAAAAAACTGCAGGCCCTCATTCAAATGAGCTGCCTGCAGTTTTTTTTGCACTCATACAAAAACCTGTCCAGATAAATCTGGACAGGTTTTTTATTTAACAATTAAGCAAGAGTAAAGTGCTCATCTTTTTAATGTCTATCCATTTCAATCAACAGGTCTCCAGTAGAGATGCCATCGCCAGCATTGACATAGATTTCTTTAATGGTGCCATCAAATGGCGCTTGGACGGTTGTTTCCATCTTCATGGCTTCTGTTACAAGCAGATGGTCCCCACGGTCTACTTTCGCCCCTTTTTCAGCAACAACTTTCAAGACCGTCCCCGGCATTGTGGCTGCGATATGGGTTTCGTTTGTAGGATCCGCTTTCTGTTTCGCTGTCACATCTGTCTCGACAGTCATATCTTGAATATTCACTTCACGCGACTGGCCATTCAGTTCGAAATAAATGGTCCGTTTGCCGTCTTTTTGCGGTTCGCCGATGGAAACCATTTTAATCATCAACGTTTTCCCTTTTTCGATTTCAACTTCAATTTCTTCTCCAAGTCTCATACCGTAAAGGAAAGTCAGCGTATCTAAGACAGAAACGTTGCCAAACTGTTTGTACGTAGTGGTATATTCTTCAAATACTTTCGGATAGAGCGCATATGCCAATACTTCTTGGCTCGTTACCGGTCGTTCCAGCTGGTCGAACAATGTTCGCTTGATCGCGTCAAAATCGGCTGGCTCAAGCAATTCGCCTGGGCGAACTGTTATCGGCTGCCGGTCCTTCAAAACGACCTCCTGCAATTCTTTCGGGAAACCGCCATACGGTTGCCCAATATACCCTTCAAAGAACTCGATGACCGACTCCGGAAAATCAATTGTTCTTCCTTTTGTCAAAACCGTATATTCATCTAAATCGTTTTGAACCATGAACAACGCCATGTCCCCGACAACTTTTGATGAAGGCGTCACTTTGACAACATCGCCGAACAACAAGTTGACCCGAGAATACATGGATTTTACTTCTTCCCAGCGCATGCCAAGCCCAACACCTTTTGCTTGCTGCTGAAGGTTGCTGTACTGGCCTCCTGGCATTTCATGCACGTAAATTTCAGAATGCGGGCTGTTCATGCCACTTTCGAAATCAGAATAGTATTTACGGACATCTTCCCAGTAATGGGAAATCTGCTCGAGCGCATTGATGTCAGTTCTGACTTTGCGATCGCTTCCGCTCATTGCGTAATACAAAGAGTTTGCGCTTGGCTGGGAAGTCAAACCAGACATCGAACCAAGAGCTGTATCCACGATATCGACTCCCGCTTCAATTGCTTTTGCGTACAAGTAAATGCCGTTTCCGCTCGTATCGTGAGTATGAAGATGGATCGGCAAGGACGTTGTATCTTTCAGTTCTGAAATCAAACGATAAGCAGCTTCGGGTTTCAATAAGCCAGCCATGTCTTTGATCGCCAGAATATGGGCACCGGATGCTTCCAGTTCTTTCGCCATTTTTTTATAATAGTCCACTGTGTATTTATCACGGCTCGGGTCGAGGATATCGCCCGCATAGCAGATCGCCGCTTCAGCCACTTTTCCGGATTGGCGTACTTCGTCAATCGCTACTTCCATTCCTTTGATCCAGTTTAAGCTATCGAATATACGGAAGACATCGATGCCAGCATCGGCTGAATTGCGAACAAATTCACGGATGACATTATCCGGGTAATTTTTATAGCCGACTGCGTTAGCTCCGCGGAACAGCATTTGGAATAAAACGTTTGGAATTTCTTTGCGCAGTTTGATCAACCGCTGCCAAGGATCTTCTTTCAAGAAGCGGTAGGACACATCGAAAGTTGCCCCTCCCCACATTTCAAGTGAGAATAAATCGCTTTGCAGGCGAGCTGTCTCTTTTGCAATTTCAAACATATCGTATGAACGCAGACGAGTAGCAAGCAGCGATTGATGAGCGTCTCGGAAAGTTGTGTCAGTTAAAAGCACTTCTTTTTGATCGTGGATCCACTGGGTTAAGCCTTCTACTCCGTGTTCATCCAATATTTGTTTTGTGCCGCTTGGCGCTGGAGCAGACAAATCCACTTGCGGTTTTCTAGGATGGGTAAAGATTGGCTTCTTTTTCTTCTCGATGCCCGGGAAGCCGTTAACTGTGACATTGCCGATATAACTCAACAATTTTGTGCCTCGGTCTTGGCGTACCGGGAAGATGAACAATTCAGGCGTCGAATCGATAAAACTTGTATCGAATTCGCCTTTTAAGAAGTTCTCGTGTCTAACAACGTTAGCCAAGAAAGGAATATTGGTTTTAATTCCGCGGATCCGGAACTCCTGCAAGTTACGGTCCATTTTCGCGGCGGCTTCATTAAACGTGACGCCCCATGTTGAGCATTTCACCAGCAAAGAATCATAATACGGCGTTATAACGGCCCCTTGGAAACCATTTCCGGCATCTAAACGGACGCCAAAACCGCCGCCCGAACGGTAAACCATCAGTTTACCGGCATCCGGCATAAAGTCATTTAACGGATCTTCAGTTGTTACGCGCGATTGGATGGCGAAACCAAACAACGGAATATCCGCTTGGAGCGGGATGTTGATTTCTTTACTGTGAAGCGTATGGCCTCTGGCAATATTGATTTGGGCATGGACAATATCAATACCTGTAACCATTTCCGTTATAGTATGCTCCACCTGAATCCGCGGATTTACTTCTATGAAATAAAATTCATCATTGGCTACCAAGAATTCCACGGTGCCAGCATTTATGTAATCGATGTTTTTCATCAGCTTGACAGCGGCTTCACAGATTTCGTTCCGCAACTTGTCACTGATTGAATTGGATGGTGCAATCTCCACTACTTTTTGATGGCGGCGCTGAATCGAACAATCACGTTCGTATAGATGGATGACGTTGCCATCCGTGTCACCTAAAATTTGCACTTCAATGTGCTTTGGTTTTTCAACAAATTTTTCAACATACATTTCATCAGAGCCAAAAGCAGCTTTTGCTTCGGACTTTGCCCGTTCATAAGACGATGCAAGTTCTTCTCGTGTTCTGACGATGCGCATACCGCGCCCACCGCCGCCAAGGGAAGCTTTGATCATTAATGGGAATCCTGCTTCTTCACTGAATGCTACCACTTCTTCGAGCGATTCCACCGGACCGTCTGTACCTGGGATTACCGGAATTCCGGCTAAAATTGCTTGTGTACGCGCTTTAACTTTGTCCCCGAACATATCCAAATGACGGGAAGTCGGACCGATAAACACGATGCCTTCTTCTTCGCATCGGCGGGCAAAATGGACGTTTTCCGATAAAAACCCGTATCCCGGATGAACGGCATCCACGTCAGAATCTTTTGCGATACGGATGATATCTTCAATATCCAAATACGCATCAATCGGCTTTTTTCCTTTTCCGACCAAATAAGATTCATCGGCTTTAAAGCGATGATAAGATCCACTGTCCTCTTGCGAATAAATTGCAACTGTCCGAAGATTCAGTTCGGTACAAGCGCGGAAAACCCGGATAGCGATTTCCCCACGATTTGCTACTAAGATTTTGTTGATTGTCTTCACTCCGCAGCACACCCTTTACTTTTTCAATTTTTCAGCTTTGTGGAACATGGAAACATTCATCAATACTCCCATAGCTAAAGATAACAAAATTATAGAGGTTCCGCCATAGCTGATAAATGGAAGTGTTACACCTGTAAGCGGGATAAGCCCTGTCAACCCACCCAAATTGACGAAAGTCTGGATTCCGATCATGCTGGCAACACCAGCTGCTAGCATTCTCGCCAGCGGGTCTTTTGTCGTCATGGCAATTGAAAGTCCGCGAAGAACAATGAAAGCCAAACCGACCAAGACAAAAGCTACACCGAAGACGCCTAACTCCTCAGCGATGACAGACATAATAAAATCTGTATGCGGTTCCGGCAAATAACCCAGCTTTTGGATTGACTGCCCAAGGCCTAGTCCACTTAAGCCGCCAGATCCGATAGCTAAATAACCGTTAACGATTTGCATCCCGAATCCCAATTCATCCTGGAACGGATTAAAAAATGCATCAAGCCGGCCTAGCCGTTTTTCAGTAAAAATCTGGTCTTGCGCAAAAATGATCATTGGCAAAATAAATAACGCAGCCCCGGCAACGACGATTGAGGCCAATTTCAGATACAACTTAAACCGAATGCCGCTCGCGAGCATAACGCATAAGCCAACTGCTCCAATAATGAGCATAGATCCTAAATCCGGTTCCAAGAAGACTAAAAACAGAACAAGTGTCAAGACAACTACCGGAGGGGCAATTGATTCGTTAAAATTATTGATCATGCCTTTTTTATTTTTATTAGCGAATACTCCTGCTAAATAAAGGATGATGCCTACTTTCGCCACTTCTGAAGGTTGAATACTCGCAAATCCTAAATCGATCCAACTCTTGGCACCGCCGCCTGCATAGCCAATTATGTGAACTAAGACCAGTCCGATAAAAATTACAGCCAGTATAAGCTTCATCATGCCTTTTCTGCTGAAATGCTTATACGGGAAAAGCGCAGAAATGGCAAAAATCGGAAACGCCAAAGACAAGTTCACTAGTTGTTGCTTGTAAAAATGGTTGGCTTCCCATCCGTAGACATTTACAGCCCAGGCCATACTTGCACTGTAAATCATGACCAGACCGAATAACGATAAAGCTATGTATGTAAAAAACAGGGGATAATCAAAATGTTTCGCATATCTCTTGATGTATTGTCTCATTGCCTATTACCTCTTTTACTTTATGGGTTTAGTAAAAAAACTCAAACAAAGTTCGTTTGAGTTTGAAGTCATTTATTCGTATACGCTTCCAACAAAAGAGATAGTTTCTTTTCAAGCGTATCTATTAAATTCTTGCCGGTTTCACGTTCGATCAAGCCTAATTTAACGGCAAAATCAATTTCGCGCGATAAACCGAACATTTGTGTATCGAGAACTTCTTCATATAAGGGGCATGATGGCAATGTCAAATTGTCCATTTGGACTTTGATTAATTGCTCAATTTTTTCTGCATCTGCTTTGAGGAGTTCTAACGCTTTTAGCTGATATGTTTGTTCTTCTGTATGTTCCATGAGGACTCCCCCATTTAATGATATTTCATGTTCAGTGACTTGTTTAAAGTGTATATGCTAGCCAGTAAAATTGCAAGCCTCTATCTTCTCCAGAATTAATCCCTTTGGGAATTTGCAAGGAAACGGTATACTGATTAAGAGAAACTTCGTTCAGTGAAGGATGTACTCGGGTTTTTACGGTCAGTTGCCTTCCATTCGGTGAAGCGGAAAGCTAACAGACCGTTAAAACGGGATAAAAGATGGATAATTTTAATGGAGGGTTCAGAATGGAATTCATAATACCGTTTAAAGGCGAAGTAAAGTATAAAATTACACTCGATCCGACAGTTTGGATTTTTGATGATCGAAAAATCGATTTGGAGACCTATTTTGTTGAAACAAGAGTCGAGCGCGATGAACTTGAAGAATACAAACGCGGCATGGGCGAACATTGGTCGCGCGAGATCATGGAAGGCGCGACGGTACCTCCAACATTAAATTCAGAAAAGACCTATAATAGGAAAGAAAAAAATGAAATGATGGTCGGCACGTTCGGCATGATCTTCAAGCCGTTTCTGGAAAATGCAGAACCAACCCAACAAGCAAGCCAGGTGGTAATTGAAACGTCTAACGGCGAGCAGGCTTTTACTTTAGCAGAAGCTAAAGAACTGATTTTCAAATTCAGCCAGGAAGGCAAGCCGTTGAAAGATGATGGCCCCGTCCATGTGCTATTGCCGGATGGATCGAATCAGCACAATCCCATCACGGATATCATTGCGATTCGAGTTGAATAGGAGAGGTAAACTATGCGCGTACAATGTGTAATTTGTGACAAAATTGAAGAGCTTAACGATGATACTCTTCAAGCAAAACGTTTGCGGAACAGACCTATCCATACGCATATGTGTGATGCATGCCATGACCGCATCTCGGAACGGACAAAGGAACGGTTAGCGACCGGCTCATTCCGGTTTTACCGCAGTTCCCGCAGGATTGAGGATGACTTCTGATGAAGCTGCTCAAGGGCATCTGGATCGGTTTTTGGAGCGGCCTCGTCATCGGATTTTTGCTGAAGTGGATTCAATCGATTACCGGTGTTAAAGTTTACTCTTTGCTTTTGAATGTCGATTTTATACCAATTATTGGATCGGTTAACTGGTCAGAACCTGCTGAATTTTCGTTCCACATCGTCACATCGCTGATTTTCGGAATCATATATGTCTATCTGGCGAAACGGCGGCCATATCCCTTTGGGCAATTGGTATTATTCAGTTTAATCTTGTGTGTGCCGCTTTATTTGCTTTATTTTCCACTTGCGGTTTTAGCAGTAAATCCGACATTGCCTGGAGTGGCTGATGGGGAAGCCATTCTTTATTGGATTTTTGCCCATTTGGCCTACGCTTTGGCTTTGCCGATTCTTTATAAAATATTTGAACGAAAAAACGCTGCTTCTCAATGAGAAGCAGCGTTTTCGCGTTTTTCGCGCCATAATCGAATTTTATACAAAATCAAAATCAGTGCTGCAATTATCAGCCCTTCTACAACCGGCAGGAACAGAGCCAAGAATGTAAGCCCAAGCCCACCTACTAGTAGAAACAAAGCGATAACAGCGTTTTTACCGATCGATAGTTTTTTGGCAAAGCCTAATTTGTAAACAAATGCTGAGAGCAGGAAGATGACGGCAAAAAGCGCATATCCTGCAATCTCGAAGTTCGGCATTGTCTCATATAAAAACCGGGCTAACGGATACATCCTATCATAGACAAAAGCTTGATCGCCCATGGATTATACATCCTTCCCATTCATTTATTCTTCGATAGCAACTTTCTTTTTCTTAGCCATGCGCTCACGTTCGTTTTTATCAAGAATCTTTTTGCGCAGACGGATGGTTTGTGGAGTAATTTCACAATACTCATCGTCATTCAAGTATTCTAGTGCTTCCTCAAGACTCATCAAACGCGCTTTTTTCATAGTCGTTGTCTGGTCTTTGTTAGCTGAACGGATATTTGTTGCCGCTTTGATTTTTACGATGTTTACAGTCAAATCGCTGTCGCGGTTATGTTCGCCGACGATCATACCTTCGTAGATTTCAGCCCCTACTTCAACAAAAGCAGTTCCGCGGTCTTCGATGCCCATTAGGCCGTAAGTTGAAACTTTTCCGCGCTCCATGGAAACCAATACACCTTGACGGCGTCCGCCTACGCGGCCTGAAGCAACTGGCTGGTAGCTGTCAAATGTGTGGTTGATAATTCCGTAACCACGAGTTTGTGTCAAGAATTCAGTCGTGTAACCGATCAAGCCTCGTGCTGGTACATTAAATACCAAACGAACTTGTCCGCTTCCGTTGTTGACCATATCAAGCATTTCACCTTTGCGCTCACCAAGAGATTCGATGATTGCACCAGTATATTCTTCCGGTACGTCAACTTGTACACGTTCAACTGGTTCACAGCGAACGCCATCCACCATACGGACAATTACTTCTGGTTTAGAAACCTGAAGCTCGAATCCTTCACGGCGCATGTTCTCGATCAAGATCGACAAATGCAATTCTCCGCGTCCGGAAACAATCCACGCATCGGGGGAATCTGTGTTTTCTACACGCAGGGATACGTCCGTCTGCAATTGTGCATCCAAACGTTCCTGTATTTTTCTAGAAGTGATCCATTTGCCTTCTTTACCAGCAAACGGGCTATTGTTAACAAGGAACGTCATTTGCAAAGTCGGTTCGTCAATGCGAAGAATCGGCAATGCTTCTTGGTGGTCTGCTGGACAAACCGTTTCCCCAACGTTGATATCTTCCATACCAGAGATGGCAATCAAATCGCCAGCTTCAGCTTTTTGGATTTCTACGCGTTTAAGCCCCATGAAACCATGAATCTTAGTAACGCGGAAGTTTTTAACTGAACCGTCAAGCTTCATTAATGCAACAGATTGTCCAACTTCGATAGTTCCGCGGAATACCCGGCCAATCCCGATACGACCTACATAGTCGCTGTAGTCAAGAAGCGCTACTTGGAATTGAAGTGGCTCATCTCTGTTATCGATTGGTGCTGGTACGTGTTCCAAGATTGCATCGTAAATAACCTGCATGTTTTCTTCTTGATCTGCAGGATCAGATGAAAGACTTGCAGTACCGTTCATGCCTGATGCGAAAATAACTGGGAATTCAAGTTGATCGTCATTTGCTTCCAGTTCAATGAACAATTCGATGACTTCGTCAACCACTTCTTCCGGACGAGCGAAATCGCGGTCAATTTTGTTTACTACAACGATTGGCTTCAAGTTTTGTTCCAATGCTTTTTTCAATACAAAACGCGTTTGTGGCATACAGCCTTCGTAAGCATCTACTACAAGCAAAACACCATCTACCATCTTCATGATACGTTCCACTTCTCCACCAAAATCGGCGTGTCCAGGAGTATCCAAAATGTTGATTTTAGCGTCTTTATATTGAATCGCAGTGTTTTTAGCAAGAATTGTAATTCCGCGTTCTCTTTCGATATCACCAGAGTCCATTGCACGTTCATCAACGTGCTCGTTTGAACGGAAAGTTCCGGATTGCTGTAGAAGCTGATCCACTAATGTTGTTTTACCGTGGTCAACGTGGGCGATAATAGCAATGTTTCTTAAGTCGTTACGTAAGTTAGTCATACTTTCACTCCAATATTCTTTTTTCATGTCTATAACTGTGTTAGTATAGCACATATAGGTGGAAAACCCTACAATTTTATTTCAAGCCCAGCGACAGGAGGGAAAACGAATGAAAAAAATAAAATGGATCTTCGTCTTATATTCACTTGCAGCAATTTTATCAATGGTCGGGATCGGAGCGGCGGTAGGACTTCGCAGCATACCCGGGGTTCTGTTCGCTATATTGGTTTTGTGCGCAGTCATGGGATTAGGTTTTAAAAAGAAAAAAGAAATGCGTGAAGCTGGATTATTATAAATAACAAAAAGGGCGCTGGATATCCAGCGCCCTTTTTGTTATTTCAGATGGATATATTCATTTAAAATTTTCGAATGAACTGAAGGATTGGCTGCGATAAACGTATCC includes these proteins:
- a CDS encoding YlaF family protein, with amino-acid sequence MKKIKWIFVLYSLAAILSMVGIGAAVGLRSIPGVLFAILVLCAVMGLGFKKKKEMREAGLL
- the typA gene encoding translational GTPase TypA, with the translated sequence MTNLRNDLRNIAIIAHVDHGKTTLVDQLLQQSGTFRSNEHVDERAMDSGDIERERGITILAKNTAIQYKDAKINILDTPGHADFGGEVERIMKMVDGVLLVVDAYEGCMPQTRFVLKKALEQNLKPIVVVNKIDRDFARPEEVVDEVIELFIELEANDDQLEFPVIFASGMNGTASLSSDPADQEENMQVIYDAILEHVPAPIDNRDEPLQFQVALLDYSDYVGRIGIGRVFRGTIEVGQSVALMKLDGSVKNFRVTKIHGFMGLKRVEIQKAEAGDLIAISGMEDINVGETVCPADHQEALPILRIDEPTLQMTFLVNNSPFAGKEGKWITSRKIQERLDAQLQTDVSLRVENTDSPDAWIVSGRGELHLSILIENMRREGFELQVSKPEVIVRMVDGVRCEPVERVQVDVPEEYTGAIIESLGERKGEMLDMVNNGSGQVRLVFNVPARGLIGYTTEFLTQTRGYGIINHTFDSYQPVASGRVGGRRQGVLVSMERGKVSTYGLMGIEDRGTAFVEVGAEIYEGMIVGEHNRDSDLTVNIVKIKAATNIRSANKDQTTTMKKARLMSLEEALEYLNDDEYCEITPQTIRLRKKILDKNERERMAKKKKVAIEE